One Nicotiana tomentosiformis chromosome 4, ASM39032v3, whole genome shotgun sequence genomic window carries:
- the LOC138909419 gene encoding uncharacterized protein, with protein sequence MTQYEMWFSELARHAVWLVPTEREKIRRFINGLKHQFHFVMTLGNVAGAKFAEVVDGARWLEMVHTQEREEREAKRSRDLGNSSGIFSRGQSYHSRDRPYRPAQMARIAHRGASASQGSSASQGQSSLSALTAQSSSRAASIQGSSVPGSSGSYSGSRGPPQYLPTFSEKICFECDDLGHIKRYCPLLTGGSAQQKSQTTTSAPVASPPTQPVRVAFLGHIVSGEGSKVDPKKIKAVQSWPRPSSATEIQSFLSLASYYRRFIEGFSSIASPLTKLIQKGAPFRWSDECEERFQKLKTALTTTPVPEGRVITYASRQLKPHEKNYHVHDLELAAIVHALKI encoded by the exons atgactcagtatgagatgtggttttcagaattggctcgtcatgcagtttggctggttcccactgagagggagaagatcaggaggttcattaatggcctcaaacATCAGTtccattttgttatgactctgggAAATGTAGCAGGTGCTAAATTTGCCGAGGTAGTTGATGGTGCTCGATGGCTAGAAATGGTCCAtactcaggagcgtgaggagagggaggccaagaggtctcgtgaTTTGGGTAATTCTAGTGGTATTTTTTCTAGGGGACAGTCCTATCACAGCAGGGATcgaccttataggcccgctcagatggctcgtatAGCGCATcgtggcgcatcagctagccaAGGTTCATCAGCTAGCCAAGGTCAGTCTTCTCTTAGTGCACTtacagctcagagttcatctcgtgcagcatcaattcagggttcatctgtaccaggttcttctggtagttattctggttctcggggtccaCCTCAGTACTTGCCGACATTTTCAGAGAAGATTTGTTTCGAGTGTGATgatttgggtcacataaagagataCTGCCCCCTCCTTACGGGAGGTTCAGCTCAGCAGaagagtcagactacgacttcagcaccagttgcttcaccacccacccagccagttcggg tggcattcttaggacaCATAGTGTCTGGTGAAGGAagtaaggtggatccgaagaagataaaggcagttcagagttggcccaggccatcttcagctactgagattcagagttttcttagcttggccagttattatcgtcgctttatagagggcttctcatctattgcatcacccctGACTAAattgatccagaagggtgctccattcaggtggtcggatgagtgtgaggagagatttcaaaagctcaagactgccttgaccacaactccagttcca gagggtagagtgattacttatgcttcacgtcagttgaagccacatgaaaagaactaccatgttcatgatttagaattggcagctattgttcatgcattaaagatttag
- the LOC138909420 gene encoding uncharacterized protein, whose amino-acid sequence MYKIIAKILTNRLKKVIEVNIGRSQSAFIEWRSIIDNILFSHELFKVYNNKGIYHICVLKVDIRKWWCLTKPFQAKRGIRQGNSMSPYLFVIAMEYLQREMNQLPMIKEFKDDKSSLIILQKTFQKFSAASGLQANADKSSIYIGGVHKDLKDTLISLLGYTKGSLPFKYLGVPLSTKKLNIQQCLPLVEKITERTQIFLLPKRITKLIETICSTYLWTGTSATFRKALIACEKVCQPKAVGGLNIINMGLWNKAAFLKQLWALAKKRDSLWIKWAHYYYIKQRDLDTMTTPKAVAWVVRQIIDSKQVLMQMNTMQGNLNAKLTMLETKGRFQIKRAYTQLLPQLPKVTWKSIHMHPQIHPRFKFHLWLAIHQRLSTVERLQKFGIQVPFNCVFCALNIKIFSHLFFECSSTSMLWIRMLKWLGHHRRTDG is encoded by the exons ATGTACAAGATCATTGCTAAGATACTGACCAACAGACTCAAGAAAGTGATAGAGGTGAATATTGGGAGATCACAATCAGCCTTCATAGAATGGAGAAGTATTATTGACAACATCCTATTTAGCCATGAACTGTTTAAAGTTTATAATAATAAAGGTATATATCATATATGTGTGCTGAAAGTGGATATTAGAAAG TGGTGGTGTCTTACTAAACCATTCCAGGCTAAGAGAGGGATCAGGCAAGGGAACTCAATGTCCCCCTATCTCTTTGTCATTGCAATGGAATACCTGCAAAGGGAGATGAATCAGCTGCCCATGATCAAAGAGTTCAA GGATGACAAAAGTTCACTCATAATACTTCAGAAAACCTTTCAAAAGTTTTCTGCTGCATCTGGTCTACAGGCAAATGCAGACAAAAGTTCCATCTACATTGGTGGGGTTCATAAGGATCTTAAAGATACACTGATAAGCTTACTAGGATATACAAAGGGCTCCCTCCCATTCAAATACCTAGGAGTACCCCTGTCTACTAAGAAGTTAAACATACAACAATGCTTGCCATTGGTGGAGAAGATCACAGAAAGA acccaaatatttttactaccCAAGAGGATCACGAAGCTGATTGAAACTATATGTAGTACCTACTTGTGGACTGGTACAAGTGCTACATTTAGAAAGGCCTTAATAGCATGTGAAAAAGTATGCCAACCTAAGGCTGTTGGTGGTTTAAACATCATCAATATGGGATTGTGGAATAAAGCAGCATTCTTAAAACAATTATGGGCATTGGCAAAGAAAAGGGATTCACTTTGGATCAAATGGGCACACTATTACTACATAAAACAGAGAGACTTAGACACTATGACTACACCTAAGGCAGTTGCTTGGGTGGTAAGGCAGATCATAGACTCAAAGCAAGTTTTGATGCAGATGAACACAATGCAGGGAAATCTTAATGCCAAGTTGACAATGCTGGAGACTAAGGGAAGATTCCAGATAAAGAGGGCGTATACTCAATTGCTCCCTCAACTCCCTAAAGTTACTTGGAAGAGTATTCATATGCATCCACAGATTCATCCTAGATTCAAATTCCACTTGTGGTTGGCTATCCATCAGAGGTTATCTACTGTGGAGAGGCTGCAGAAATTTGGGATTCAAGTGCCTTTTAATTGTGTCTTTTGTGCACTGAACATTAAAATATTTAGTCATCTATTTTTTGAATGTTCCTCCACTAGCATGCTATGGATAAGAATGCTCAAATGGCTGGGACATCATCGAAGAACTGACGGCTGA